From the genome of Rathayibacter sp. VKM Ac-2759, one region includes:
- the rpmF gene encoding 50S ribosomal protein L32: MAVPKRKKSRANTHMRRSQWKATAPALVKTIEPNGKVVYSLPHRAKVVEDAAGTALFLEYKGRKVADV, translated from the coding sequence ATGGCTGTTCCCAAGAGGAAGAAGTCCCGCGCGAACACCCACATGCGCCGCTCGCAGTGGAAGGCCACGGCTCCCGCGCTCGTCAAGACCATCGAGCCCAACGGCAAGGTCGTCTACAGCCTCCCCCACCGCGCCAAGGTCGTCGAGGACGCTGCGGGCACCGCGCTGTTCCTCGAGTACAAGGGCCGCAAGGTCGCCGACGTCTGA
- a CDS encoding ABC transporter substrate-binding protein gives MNRRTRIAMTTTAGFAVVGLALTGCSASGGDSGGSGSSGDLTPVTLQLQWVAQAQFAGYYAAVDQGYYEDEGLDVTIAEGGGDIVPQDVLASGDADYAISWVPKVLGSIEQGANITDVAQIFERSATTQISFKDKGITSPADLSGKTVGSWGYGNEWELFAGMQKDGVALEDISLVQQQFDMNGFLAGDIDAAQAMTYNEYAQVLETVNPDTGELYQPEDLDVINWNDVGTAMLQDAIWADADKLESDDAYADQTVAFIKASIKGWIYAKDNPEEAADIVTAAGSTLGTSHQLWMTNEVNKLIWPSTSGVGVIDEAAWQQTVDIAKETTNETGATIISEDPPATAYSNEYVEKALAELADEGVDTSGADYEPIEVTLEEGGA, from the coding sequence GTGAACAGACGCACACGCATCGCGATGACCACGACGGCGGGCTTCGCCGTCGTCGGCCTCGCACTCACCGGCTGCAGCGCATCCGGCGGCGATTCCGGGGGCTCCGGCTCCTCGGGAGACCTCACGCCCGTGACCCTGCAGCTGCAGTGGGTCGCCCAGGCCCAGTTCGCCGGCTACTACGCCGCCGTCGACCAGGGCTACTACGAGGACGAGGGCCTCGACGTGACCATCGCCGAGGGCGGCGGCGACATCGTCCCGCAGGACGTCCTCGCCTCAGGAGACGCCGACTACGCGATCTCGTGGGTGCCCAAGGTGCTCGGCTCGATCGAGCAGGGCGCGAACATCACCGACGTCGCCCAGATCTTCGAGCGCAGCGCGACCACGCAGATCTCGTTCAAGGACAAGGGCATCACGTCTCCCGCCGACCTGTCGGGCAAGACCGTCGGCAGCTGGGGCTACGGCAACGAGTGGGAGCTCTTCGCCGGCATGCAGAAGGACGGAGTCGCGCTCGAGGACATCTCGCTCGTCCAGCAGCAGTTCGACATGAACGGCTTCCTCGCGGGCGACATCGACGCGGCGCAGGCGATGACCTACAACGAGTACGCGCAGGTGCTCGAGACGGTGAACCCGGACACCGGAGAGCTGTACCAGCCCGAGGACCTGGACGTCATCAACTGGAACGACGTCGGCACCGCGATGCTCCAGGACGCGATCTGGGCCGACGCCGACAAGCTCGAGAGCGACGACGCGTACGCCGACCAGACCGTCGCCTTCATCAAGGCGTCGATCAAGGGCTGGATCTACGCGAAGGACAACCCGGAGGAGGCGGCCGACATCGTCACCGCGGCCGGGTCGACGCTCGGCACCAGCCACCAGCTCTGGATGACCAACGAGGTCAACAAGCTGATCTGGCCCTCCACGAGCGGCGTCGGCGTGATCGACGAGGCCGCCTGGCAGCAGACGGTCGACATCGCGAAGGAGACGACGAACGAGACCGGCGCGACCATCATCAGCGAGGACCCGCCCGCGACCGCCTACTCGAACGAGTACGTCGAGAAGGCGCTGGCGGAGCTCGCCGACGAGGGCGTCGACACCAGCGGTGCCGACTACGAGCCGATCGAGGTGACCCTGGAGGAGGGCGGCGCCTGA
- a CDS encoding YceD family protein, with protein sequence MREHRLDLDAPEQFGEGIVAVRKGAALDLDIRLESVHEGILASVEVSAEAVGECSRCLTDISLPVDVEFQELFAYSSDEAFDYEVHDDHVDLEPLVRDAVVLSLPFQPVCRPDCPGLDPVTGERLAESSVPEPEAPRDSRWAALAGLGDAGSGGAAAPGASADSASVTGTTTDNGAGESARTESNQR encoded by the coding sequence ATGCGCGAGCACCGTCTCGACCTCGACGCGCCGGAGCAGTTCGGCGAGGGGATCGTCGCTGTCCGCAAGGGCGCGGCGCTCGATCTCGACATCCGTCTCGAGTCGGTCCACGAGGGCATCCTCGCCTCCGTCGAGGTCTCGGCCGAGGCCGTCGGCGAGTGCAGCCGCTGCCTCACCGACATCTCCCTGCCTGTCGATGTCGAGTTCCAGGAACTTTTCGCGTACTCTTCTGACGAAGCTTTCGACTATGAGGTTCACGACGACCACGTGGATCTTGAACCTCTGGTCAGGGATGCGGTGGTTCTGTCGCTGCCGTTCCAGCCGGTGTGCCGGCCGGATTGTCCGGGCCTCGACCCCGTCACGGGGGAGCGGCTGGCCGAATCCTCCGTGCCCGAGCCCGAGGCACCGCGCGACTCCCGGTGGGCCGCGCTCGCCGGGCTGGGAGACGCGGGGTCCGGTGGGGCCGCAGCGCCCGGAGCTTCCGCAGACAGCGCGTCCGTCACGGGCACGACCACAGACAACGGCGCGGGCGAGAGTGCCCGCACCGAATCCAACCAGAGGTAG